A window of Henckelia pumila isolate YLH828 unplaced genomic scaffold, ASM3356847v2 CTG_652:::fragment_1, whole genome shotgun sequence contains these coding sequences:
- the LOC140873563 gene encoding uncharacterized protein, translating to MVDAASGGVFVDKTPWDARNLIENMAANSQQFGTNRSDPAPRRNNKGMDKMRRFVEFSLQGDMQLTCVPYFKRKRSSKYGNPAMNQPAPHVQSNNQAYRPPYPPQQQRPQIPTPGEFLENIVKDLATNTLNFQHETQASIQNLNTQAGQLATSINRLEAQNSSSLPSQTVVNPKENVSAITLRSGKELKVHEEVVKAPIKNEDDKESKVDENEIVQKDTPKDKFPPLSEYKPVPPFSFALKESRKYEGEQVSAVIQRKIPAKFMDLGMFSIPCKIGDVQLDTTMLYLGASINVMTYSTYASLKLRPLNETAIVIQMADRSTIYPRGVLKDVLVKFGNLVFPTDFYVLHMKNNDFNSPILLGRPFLITSKSTIYVNNGTLTICESVVNTLDINDYLSQEHKKIVNENKLKEASKTEQKTSSGSTKSNTNGKREKSFGITKKSKERNHRQKLTAKLLKWMKFQFATLVIPPDVEEDEQADT from the exons ATGGTAGAcgcggccagtggaggagttttcgtAGACAAAACACCATGGGATGCTAGGAACTTAATCGAGaacatggctgccaattctcagcaatttggcaccaacagaagtGATCCAGCACCCAGAAGGAATAACAAG ggaatggacaaaatGCGAAGGTTTGTGGAATTTTCGCTGCAAGgggacatgcaactgacatgtgtcccataCTTCAAGAGAAAACGGTCGAGCAA ATACGGAAATCCTGCAATGAACCAGCCTGCACCTCATGTGCAATCAAACAATCAAGCTTACAGGCCACCATATCCTCCACAACAGCAGCGTCCTCAAATTCCAACCCCTGgtgagtttttagaaaatattgttaaggatcttgcaactaatacttTGAACTTTCAACATGAAACCCaagcaagtatccaaaacttgaacactCAGGCGGGGCAGTTGGCAACATCAATCAATCGGTTGGAGGCACAAAATTCTAGCAGTTTGCCATCACAAACAGTggtgaatccaaaagaaaatGTAAGTGCAATCactttgaggagtggaaaggagTTGAAGGTTCATGAAGAAGTGGTGAAAGCACCAATAAAGAACGAAGATGACAAGGAATCTAaggtggatgagaatgagataGTTCAAAAAGACACACCAAAAGATAAGTTCCCTCCTCTTTCTGAGTATAAACCCGTACCCCCGTTTTCCTTTGCATTGAAGGAGTCTAGGAAGTATGAAG GAGAACAGGTTTCTGCTGTGATTCAGAGAAAGATACCTGCAAAATTCATGGATCTAGGTATGTTTTCGATTCCTTGTAAGATAGGGGATGTTCAGCTTGATACGACCATGTTATatttaggagcatcgattaatgtCATGACATATTCTACTTATGCTTCCTTAAAACTAAGGCCCTTGAATGAAACTGCAATTGTTATCCAgatggctgatagatctactaTTTATCCTAGGGGTGTGTTAAAGGATGTTCTTGTGAAATTTGGTAATTTGGTTTTTCCTACTGATTTCTATGTGCTTCacatgaaaaataatgattttaataGTCCAATTTTGCTAGGAAGACCATTTCTAATAACTTCAAAGTCTACCATATATGTTAATAATGGTACTCTCACTAT atgtgaaagtgttgttaatacTCTTGATATCAATGACTACTTGTCACAAGAGCACAAGAAAATTGTGAATGAGAATAAATTGAAGGAG GCATCTAAGACTGAACAAAAAACTTCCTCCGGATCGACCAAAAGTAATACCAATGGAAAAAGGGAAAAATCATTTGGAATCACCAAGAAATCGAAGGAGAGAAATCATAGACAAAAATTAACTGCAAAACTGCTCAAGTGGATGAAG TTTCAATTCGCCACTCTTGTGATTCCACCAGACGTAGAAGAGGATGAGCAAGCCGACACATGA